From one Nothobranchius furzeri strain GRZ-AD chromosome 2, NfurGRZ-RIMD1, whole genome shotgun sequence genomic stretch:
- the LOC107396735 gene encoding CXXC-type zinc finger protein 5, which yields MSSMTSGVCVDSDLSSMLQRSSAPSHHHPNHHGYGGQGQVSGLAPMLDYTTEMDRYRSSIASFYKTNVNMNVTNFPQSAKLAARLAAAAPIFPPAAARLGAMATAPWGCHDNMNMNHPAAMFWGRPKPVATAPTHHHHHHPSAAPGHMTSSHPHTGVHQSGGGSGGGGGGGGSEGGGAEKHGHTASLPVAHGSGHHHPMAPSNGNFLPGYGGGADCGVINKQGHAHSDMMGLSEGGSCNGGGVMGGGFLGGLGIPPGVIVMAMGSAGGGISDASSAFQMTGGQRALTDCQQHPNSSPCPSSSSPSSSGVTTGGVSLSSSSSSSSGTVAKRKRKRCGVCGPCRRLINCGVCSSCRNRKTGHQICKFRKCEELKKKPGGAGGVLERPPSAPTGEAFRWFF from the exons atgTCGAGCATGACGAGCGGCGTGTGTGTGGACAGCGACCTCTCCTCCATGCTACAGAGAAGCTCCGCCCCCTCTCACCACCATCCAAATCACCATGGTTACGGAGGACAGGGACAG GTGTCGGGACTGGCTCCGATGCTGGACTACACCACTGAGATGGACCGGTACCGCTCGTCCATCGCCAGCTTCTACAAGACCAACGTCAACATGAACGTCACAAACTTCCCACAGTCCGCCAAGCTGGCAGCCCGCTTGGCGGCCGCCGCCCCCATCTTCCCCCCAGCTGCTGCCAGGCTGGGCGCCATGGCAACCGCGCCCTGGGGTTGTCACGACAACATGAACATGAACCACCCGGCGGCCATGTTCTGGGGCCGACCCAAACCCGTAGCAACTGCACCGacgcaccatcaccaccaccacccctcgGCAGCTCCGGGTCACATGACCTCTTCGCACCCCCACACCGGCGTGCACCAGAGTGGTGGGGGTtcagggggaggagggggaggagggggcaGTGAGGGGGGAGGAGCTGAAAAACACGGACACACTGCATCACTTCCTGTTGCGCATGGTAGTGGACATCATCATCCCATGGCGCCTAGCAACGGAAACTTCTTGCCTGGTTACGGCGGGGGGGCAGACTGTGGCGTCATTAACAAGCAGGGACACGCCCACTCAGACATGATGGGACTATCGGAGGGAGGTAGCTGCAACGGGGGAGGGGTCATGGGTGGTGGCTTCCTGGGGGGGCTTGGAATACCTCCTGGGGTCATCGTCATGGCGATGGGGTCTGCTGGGGGAGGCATCTCCGATGCTAGCAGCGCCTTTCAGATGACGGGTGGCCAGCGGGCGCTAACGGACTGCCAGCAGCACCCGAACTCCTCCCcttgcccctcctcctcctcaccttcGTCGTCTGGGGTAACAACAGGCGGCGTCTCCTTGTCGTCCTCATCGTCCTCGTCGTCAGGGACAGTggcgaagaggaagaggaagcggTGTGGTGTGTGCGGGCCGTGCAGGCGGCTGATCAACTGTGGCGTGTGCTCGTCCTGCCGCAACCGCAAGACGGGTCATCAGATCTGCAAGTTCAGGAAGTGTGAGGAGCTGAAGAAGAAGCCAGGGGGTGCTGGGGGGGTGCTGGAG AGGCCGCCCTCCGCCCCGACCGGTGAGGCGTTTCGCTGGTTCTTCTAA